In the genome of Triticum urartu cultivar G1812 chromosome 5, Tu2.1, whole genome shotgun sequence, one region contains:
- the LOC125506068 gene encoding extensin-like isoform X2, translated as MPWSAPSPVGAPPAYSGAWQPGMCPHTGTPDFLGVRPPAQAYYAAPTMAPFAAAPPIQYGAPMSTPVYHTDHSGVYYQPMQLPTYAATPPAPAPAPPPAPPSTNVTSWDQAAFLQAMNNFAAQGFQHQDGDRTLR; from the exons ATGCCGTGGTCTGCACCCTCTCCCGTCGGCGCCCCTCCCGCATATTCAGGTGCATGGCAGCCGGGGATGTGCCCACACACTGGCACTCCTGATTTTCTCGGTGTTCGTCCACCTGCTCAGGCCTATTATGCCGCCCCCACTATGGCTCCTTTTGCTGCTGCCCCACCTATACAGTACGGTGCTCCCATGTCAACTCCAGTCTACCATACTGATCATTCAGGAGTCTACTACCAGCCGATGCAGCTCCCCACGTATGCGGCAACACCACCTGCGCCCGCACCTGCACCACCACCAGCGCCGCCCTCTACCAACGTCACGAGCTGGGATCAAGCTGCGTTTCTCCAGGCCATGAACAATTTTGCTGCACAAG GATTTCAACACCAAGACGGAGATCGCACGCTTCGATAG
- the LOC125506068 gene encoding extensin-like isoform X1, whose translation MPWSAPSPVGAPPAYSGAWQPGMCPHTGTPDFLGVRPPAQAYYAAPTMAPFAAAPPIQYGAPMSTPVYHTDHSGVYYQPMQLPTYAATPPAPAPAPPPAPPSTNVTSWDQAAFLQAMNNFAAQGNTGFQHQDGDRTLR comes from the exons ATGCCGTGGTCTGCACCCTCTCCCGTCGGCGCCCCTCCCGCATATTCAGGTGCATGGCAGCCGGGGATGTGCCCACACACTGGCACTCCTGATTTTCTCGGTGTTCGTCCACCTGCTCAGGCCTATTATGCCGCCCCCACTATGGCTCCTTTTGCTGCTGCCCCACCTATACAGTACGGTGCTCCCATGTCAACTCCAGTCTACCATACTGATCATTCAGGAGTCTACTACCAGCCGATGCAGCTCCCCACGTATGCGGCAACACCACCTGCGCCCGCACCTGCACCACCACCAGCGCCGCCCTCTACCAACGTCACGAGCTGGGATCAAGCTGCGTTTCTCCAGGCCATGAACAATTTTGCTGCACAAGGTAACACAG GATTTCAACACCAAGACGGAGATCGCACGCTTCGATAG